ATCTCCTCTGGAGGCGTACGAGCTGTACATCCTGGGGGAGAGGGGGAGGGCTAAGAAGATCAGTCTACCCAACCCCTTCCCCCAGGAGCACCGGCTCCTGATGGTGGCCAAGGCCGCGACGACCCAGCTGGAGAAGAGGGAGGAGGCCGGGAACCGGAGGGAGATCGAGGAACACGTCAGGGCCGTAATAGAGGAGGTTAGCGGGAACGTCGCCGTCTTCTTCACCTCTTACTCGATGATGAGCCAGTACGAGCCCTTCTGCAAGGCTGCGGCCCGGGGGGTGGGAAAGCTCCTCTTCACCGAGCCGAGGAACTCCGAGGATCTCCCCGCCATCCTCGACGACTTCTTCAAGGCGGGGAAGAGGCAGGGGGCGGTCCTCCTCGGCGTCTCCGGAGGGAAGCTGGCGGAGGGGATCGACTACAAGGGCGAGGCTCTCAACGGAGTTGCCGTCGTCGGCCTACCCCTCGGCTTCTACAACGAGATCCAGAGGGAAGTGAACCAGTACTACGTAAGGAAGTACGGCCAGAAGAACGGGATCCTGATCGCCTACACCCTTCCTGCGATAAACCGGGGTCTGCAGGCTGCGGGAAGGGTGATCAGGGACGCATCGGAGCGGGGGGTGATCCTCTTCTGCGATCGGAGGTTCCGGGAGGAGGGGCGGGGCGGAGTATTCTCCTTCCTTCCGAAGTGGATCCAGGATGAGCTTTTGGTCACCGACGCCAGGACGAGCAGGGCGATCATCAGGGCGAAGGTGGCGGAGTGGGAGCGGGTTCGATCCTGACCCGCCTACATTGAACGATCGGGCTTCTTGGATCTAGCCGCCTTACCCCCCTCCATCTCCTCGGCCTCCACGAGCCTGAGGGGGACAGCCCCCAGGGCCTTTCCTATCGTCGACTTTGCTATCCGGAAGGCGTGCTCCTCCCCCTCGGCGTCGTAGACCCGGATCTCGAAGAGGAGGCCGACGAGGGCGGTCCCCGCCACCATGAAGACGCCGTCGAGGGACTCGCCGCAGGCGGGGCAGACCGTCTGGCCCACCTCCACCTCCACGTAGTCCAGCTTCTTGCTGTTCAGCCTCTTTCCCGCCTCCGATATGGCGACCCCTATGGCGTCGTCGGCGGATTTGACGTCCCTGACCAGCCAGGCGCCCTCCAGAAGGACCTTGAAGTTCGTCATCGCTATCTTTAGTGGGGAGATGGGGGATATG
The sequence above is drawn from the Methanothrix harundinacea 6Ac genome and encodes:
- a CDS encoding DUF555 domain-containing protein: MTNFKVLLEGAWLVRDVKSADDAIGVAISEAGKRLNSKKLDYVEVEVGQTVCPACGESLDGVFMVAGTALVGLLFEIRVYDAEGEEHAFRIAKSTIGKALGAVPLRLVEAEEMEGGKAARSKKPDRSM